A genomic region of Dreissena polymorpha isolate Duluth1 chromosome 4, UMN_Dpol_1.0, whole genome shotgun sequence contains the following coding sequences:
- the LOC127878500 gene encoding uncharacterized protein LOC127878500: protein MRSSVRILAAPLEHPSGMTVGHYSQTPTAFIPQNAPERNLTTPSKASPSPAPTSLSITISDIITESATTKQLKTTVTATSSTTTVMTATSFPPRDQPTRTEPQTTTQQTPASSTCPSSSTSLRSPTPISLDDKTHTSSTHDSGNCAAESPYKNPESSDSRIPLTSATPSYEPEPAQTSPYSPHSLITQP from the exons ATGCGGTCATCCGTTAGGATTCTGGCCGCACCCCTGGAGCATCCCAGTGGAATGACGGTTGGTCACTACTCCCAGACCCCCACAGCATTCATCCCACAAAACGCCCCAGAAAGAAATCTAACTACACCATCAAAAGCATCACCATCACCAGCGCCCACATCTTTATCTAT AACAATTTCGGATATCATCACGGAATCAGCCACCACCAAGCAACTGAAGACCACTGTGACGGCCACATCCTCCACAACCACGGTCATGACAGCTACTAGTTTTCCTCCAAGAGACCAGCCAACACGCACTGAACCACAAACAACCACCCAGCAGACGCCAGCATCATCAACATGCCCATCTTCGTCAACATCACTCAGGTCACCAACACCTATATCCTTGGACGACAAGACACACACATCATCCACACACGACTCAGGCAACTGCGCCGCTGAATCACCATATAAGAATCCAGAATCATCTGACTCGAGAATCCCTCTGACCTCAGCCACACCCTCATACGAACCCGAGCCCGCCCAAACATCACCTTATTCACCACATTCACTTATAACCCAACCATGA